The following coding sequences lie in one Pan paniscus chromosome X, NHGRI_mPanPan1-v2.0_pri, whole genome shotgun sequence genomic window:
- the LOC100979530 gene encoding 52 kDa repressor of the inhibitor of the protein kinase-like has protein sequence MGQLKFNTSEEHYADTYRSDLPNFDMLSAKLHCWRIKWKHRGKDIELPSTIYEALHLPDIKFFPNVYALLKVLCILPVMKVENEQYENGRKRLKAYLRIILTDQRSSILALLNINFDIKHHLDLVVDTYIKLYTSKSEFHTDNSETVENT, from the coding sequence ATGGGACAACTCAAATTCAATACATCAGAGGAACACTATGCTGACACGTATAGAAGTGACTTACCCAATTTTGACATGCTCTCAGCCAAGCTTCATTGTTggagaatcaaatggaaacacaggGGGAAAGATATAGAGCTTCCATCCACCATCTATGAAGCCCTCCACCTGCCTGACATCAAGTTTTTTCCTAATGTGTATGCATTGCTGAAGGTCCTGTGTATTCTTCCTGTGATGAAGGTTGAGAAtgagcagtatgaaaatggacgaAAGCGTCTTAAAGCATATTTGAGGATCATTTTGACAGACCAAAGGTCGAGTATCTTGGCTTTGCTTAacataaattttgatataaaaCACCACCTGGATTTAGTGGTGGACACATATATTAAACTCTATACAAGTAAGTCAGAGTTTCACACAGATAATTCTGAAACCGTGGAAAATACCTAA
- the LOC129393011 gene encoding 52 kDa repressor of the inhibitor of the protein kinase-like has protein sequence MTNFCAAPKCTWKSRQSDLAFFRFLRNPARCQKWVENCRRADLEDKTPDQLNKHYRLCAKDLETSMICRTSPYRTVLQDNVIPTIFDLTSHFNNPHSRHRKRIKELSADKIRTLKQKKFDETSEQEPKHKETNNSNSQNPSEEEGEGQDEDILPLTLEEKENKEYLKSLFEILILMGKQNIPLDGHEADEIPEGLFTPDNFQALLEC, from the coding sequence ATGACGAACTTCTGCGCTGCCCCCAAGTGCACGTGGAAGAGCAGGCAGTCCGACCTGGCCTTCTTCAGGTTCCTGCGGAACCCGGCCAGATGCCAGAAGTGGGTGGAGAATTGTAGGAGAGCAGACTTAGAAGATAAAACACCTGATCAGCTAAATAAACATTATCGGTTATGTGCCAAAGATTTGGAGACCTCCATGATCTGTAGAACTAGTCCTTATAGGACAGTTCTTCAAGATAATGTAATACCAACAATATTTGATCTTACCAGTCATTTCAACAACCCACATAGTAGACACAGAAAACGAATAAAAGAACTGAGTGCAGACAAAATCAGGacactgaaacagaaaaaatttGATGAAACTTCTGAGCAGGAACCAAAACATAAAGAAACCAACAATAGTAATTCTCAGAACCCCAGTGAAGAAGAGGGTGAAGGGCAAGATGAGGACATTTTACCTCTAACccttgaagaaaaggaaaacaaagaatacCTAAAATCTCTATTTGAAATCTTGATTCTGATGGGAAAGCAAAACATACCTCTGGATGGACATGAGGCTGATGAAATCCCAGAAGGTCTCTTTACTCCAGATAACTTTCAGGCACTGCTGGAGTGCTGA